In the Rhododendron vialii isolate Sample 1 chromosome 2a, ASM3025357v1 genome, CATCCTTAGACGGCTTTGGCATTGGTACCTTTTTGAATTCATCAACCAGTGGATCAAAGGAAAAGATACTATGGGTCGAAAGAAAGTTAGTATTACAGGCGAACCAATGAAGTTGTCCATTCAGAACTGGCCCTGAACGGATTGAGCTAATATTAAAAGGGAAGCATACCTCTTTCCAATATTTTCTTCGAAAATTACCAACCATTACGCATTTACTGCATTTACTGTCACAAGGATCAAGAGGAGTCAAAGCCATGACGGCCTTGTACCCATTAGTAGAGGAATCATAACAAAGCCCAGAAGTAATTACAGAACTACTCAAATATCGATGTGTCAACCGATGGTATGACAAGACTTTCTTGAAATACCCATTTAGTGGATTCCATAAATACAAATCCACCTTAATCCCCAAAAGAAACAACCCATTACACGAACCATAGATGTGAACTTCAGTATAACAGAGATCCAGATTTTTTTCCCATGGTGTTTGAACATTTTCCACAGAGCATTGTTGGTCGATGGAGTGAAAGGAAAAGGAACCATCATACAACTGGGACACAACAATAACCTTCTGTCTTTTTGATAGGGATATTAGGTTTGAGTCGGATATCAAAGAAGACCAGTGTTTGGAAACGCACCTTAATCGACAGAGAGACTGATGGGGTAATCTTGAGAGAATATCGATGATGATTTCTTCTGGGATGTTTGGGAAATTGTTGGGATCTTCCGATTTTAATGCGATAGTCTTGTTGGTTTCCCTAggtctgctgctgctgctgcttcctCTTCCTCGCTCCATTCTTGTTACACTGTTTAGGAGGCTAGGGTTTTCATAAAACTGCATTTTatacaaacaaaaatgctatTAGCAAGGAAGGCTACAAGAAAGACAGCAAGGAAGTACGTGGAAAGAACAGTGGGGTCCCACTCTTTCCCCTTCACAACTCGCAGACCCCGCAAGGAAGGCTACAAGGAAGACAGCAAGGAAGTACGTGGAAAGAACAGTGGGGTCCCACTCTTTCCCCTTCGCAACTCGCAGACCCTACACTCCCGCCCCACTTCTCCTTtaaattggattgaaaattcaaaaatttttcgtttcaaaattttgagaatAATGGGACCCACACACCCGTCCCTTTAACTTCCTTTAACTCAGATTCATAACAAAAATTTTGGTAAAGGGGTcccctctcgctctctctcatCGCCgattcaccaccaccacaccgccCCTCTCTTCAACCAATCGACCACCACCGACGCAGAAAATGCCACCCACAACAGATTAGGCTTTTCGGCTTCCCTCCCCGCCCACCACCAGCACCTTCCCGTCACGATTTCAGCCCATCAACCGATTTGTTTTTCCATTTCTGGTTCGCCATCTTGTATCGCTGTTTAGTTTGACCTGTTCTCGCAACACCACCGTCGATCAGATCCTCAATCACCACCGTCATTCTGAGCCCCGCGACCTCCATCGATCTGTGCCTCGCCTCACCGCCGTCGTGTTTGCCCTTTGCCAAACGGAGCACCGCAAACCGACATGCAAATAGGAAAAGGGAATTTCCGcttgaccggaaaaaaaaaaaggaaaggaaaaggggaCCCAACCCCTGTATGGGTTTTGGGGGTTTTTCCTGGCAAACTTGGTAAGGGTTTTGGGAGTTGATCTTAGTTATTTTTATCGACTGTCTTTGTTCATTTGTTGCATGTGTGAGGTTGGTTTTGCCCGTGGGAGTGATAACTAGGCCAGTGTAAGAGAGAGATACGGTGTCGATGAGGGCGTTGGTGGATGGGGTTTTGTTATGAAggcagaaaatcaaaaaataatacagcTGTTCAGCATCCCCATATCAACATCGAGAGAAATGGGAGCCGTGGAGTTTAGTGGTGGTATCGGTGATTGCATCGATGGTCAGGGATATCTAACTCCGTTTCCCCTATTCGGTTTGCCTAATTATGTGGAGAATTGATGGTGAACATGCAATGACGCAAAGAGTAGCTAGAAAAGCATCGTGGAAATGTATTCTGGAGATTAGGGCATGTTTTGACAATATATTGcggaaatttcaaatttaattttGCCCCTGGAGTTCAACTTCATATGCTGTGGTGATTAAGTACTTGACAAAACCACTCTTGGTATTGAAAGTTGGTTGTTTCTGTTGATCATTTGAGTTGATGAAATTATACCTGCTTTGCAAAGTGCAGATAAGGGTAATGAAAAAAGTCCCAAATATTCTAGAATTGCTTCTTATTACATGCACACACAAAAATTGCAATTACGTGTACAAAAAACTGCAAGCATGACGATGTAACCAGTTAGGAGCTACCTCAAGTAAACCTAAACCCATTACTCCATAGTTCAGAAACGAGTGGAAATAATGAGTTTCACATAGGCATTTTTACAAACACATGGTGAGCAGATTGTGGCTAATGGCATGAGCAGATTGTGGCTAATGGCGTGAAGTTAGGAAAAACTCCAATTTTGTCCCACCAAATTCAAAAGCCAATAACTCAAATATCTTCCATAAAAGCAcatcattttcatccaatttggACAACTCAAGCTATGTAACAGGAACTTAGCGAATACAAATCAAAATAATTGAAAGTATTTCAAGCCTCATACAATTGTTGCTGcaaatcataaaaaattaaataaaaattcaacgTGACTGCCCAATGCCTGTGCCTTGTACAGTTACACATCCAAATATTCTGTTGAGTACCACTCCCATGATCGAATCAACATACAGTTCTTGAAAAGCTGTTGAGAAGTACTCCTATTTGCATGTCGGTTTTCGGTGCTCCGATCGACAAAGGGCAAACACGAACGACGACAGAGGCGAGGCGAGGCACAGATCGACGGCGGTGGCG is a window encoding:
- the LOC131317179 gene encoding F-box/kelch-repeat protein At3g23880-like, which produces MERGRGSSSSSRPRETNKTIALKSEDPNNFPNIPEEIIIDILSRLPHQSLCRLRCVSKHWSSLISDSNLISLSKRQKVIVVSQLYDGSFSFHSIDQQCSVENVQTPWEKNLDLCYTEVHIYGSCNGLFLLGIKVDLYLWNPLNGYFKKVLSYHRLTHRYLSSSVITSGLCYDSSTNGYKAVMALTPLDPCDSKCSKCVMVGNFRRKYWKEVCFPFNISSIRSGPVLNGQLHWFACNTNFLSTHSIFSFDPLVDEFKKVPMPKPSKDGDEFILLGLGVLDGCICMIRHRQCNVEVWVMEAYGVQNSWNVRFVINETFRVCSMFEPLCCTKDGKVLLREHIGYDSGHVNVYNSNGDLDRDVPRPSNCNYSMVAMAYEESLVEPIDYTWENEERRGIATYVEHFLSASSRTMTKGKDSKWHLLEDPEQEEAEETPEKRRIR